TTGAGTAAGCAGGGTTGCAGCCACGAGTGAGTCTTCCCTTGTTATTGTGTAGCCAGAATGCCGCAAAACTTCCATGCCTAAGCGAACTGTTGAGAGTACGTTTCGATTTCTGACTGTGTTAGCCTGGAAGTGCTTGTCCCAACCTTGTTTCTGAGCATGAACGCCCGCAAGCCAACATGTTAGTTGAAGCATCAGGGCGATTAGCAGCATGATATCAAAACGCTCTGAGCTGCTCGTTCGGCTATGGCGTAGGCCTAGTCCGTAGGCAGGACTTTTCAAGTCTCGGAAGGTTTCTTCAATCTGCATTCGCTTCGAATAGATATTAACAAGTTGTTTGGGTGTTCGAATTTCAACAGGTAAGTTAGTTGCTAGAATCCATGGCTCCTTTGCCGACGCTGAGTAGATTTTAGGTGACGGGTGGTGACAATGAGTCCGTGTCGAGCGCTGATTTTTTCGGCCTTTAGAGCGAGATTTATACAATAGAATTTGGCATGAGATTGGATTGCTTTTAGTCAGCCTCTTATAGCCTAAAGTCTTTGAGTGACTAGATGACATATCATGTAAGTTGCTGATAGGTTTCCAGTTTTCCGCTCCTAGGTCTGCATATTGTACTTTTCCTCTTACTCGACTTAACCAGTACCAACCCAGCTTCTCAACGGATTTATACCATGGCACTTTAAAGCCAGCATCACTGACAATGAGCGGTGTGGTGTTACTCGGTAGAATGCTCGCAAGGTCGGCTAGAAATTGGTCATGAGCTTTCTTTGAACATTGCTCTGAAAGCGGGAACGCTTTCTCATAAAGAGTAACAGAACGACCGTGTAGTGCGACTGAAGCTCGCAATACCATAAGCCGTTTTTGCTCACGGATATCAGACCAGTCAACAAGTACAATGGGCATCGTATTGCCCGAACAGATAAAGCTAGCATGCCAACGGTATACAGCGAGTCGCTCTTTGTGGAGGTGACGATTACCTAACAATCGGTCGATTCGTTTGATGTTATGTTTTGTTCTCGCTTTGGTTGGCAGGTTACGGCCAAGTTCGGTAAGAGTGAGAGTTTTACAGTCAAGTAAGGCGTGGCAAGCCAACGTTAAGCTGTTGAGTCGTTTTAAGTGTAATTCGGGGCAGAATTGGTAAAGAGAGTCGTGTAAAATATCGAGTTCGCACATTTTGTTGTCTGATTATTGATTTTTGGCGAAACCATTTGATCATATGACAAGATGTGTATCTACCTTAACTTAATGATTTTGATAAAAATCATTAGGGGATTCATCAGGGCAAAGTATGCGTTTTATTATTTTACCACAAAGCTTTTGCATTGCCTTTGCTCCTCTTATTGGTCAATATATGAATATTGTTAAAAATTCATCGCTAACAATGGCAATTGGTGTGTTAGAGTTATCTTATGTTTCAAGGCAAGTTGAAACCGAATCATTAAAAACTTTTCAAGATTTTGCTATTGCAACGTTTTTATATATTTTGGCTATTGTAATTATTGGCACGTTAGGCAATATTTATCAAACCAAACGATTCCAAACGAGTAAGGTGTAATCACTTATTATGGAACTTAAAGGTTTAGAAGTAATCTATAATAACTTAAGTTATATGATGTGGGGTAACTTTCTGGGTGGAATATTTCTAACACTGTTAATGAGTTTAGCCGCAATTGTATTTTCATCTTTTATGGGAGTTTTAGCCGGCGTTGGCTTAACGGTTAGTAAAGGTCTCGTTCGTTCTTTATTTATTGGTGTGCTGGGTTTTTTAAGAGCAATTCCAGTGATCATGCTCATATTTTGGACTTACTTTTTATTGCCTGTGTTATTTAATGTGGATGTGCCTGCAATTACAACGGTAGTTTTCGCATTATCTGTTATTGGAGCGGCTTATATTGGGCACTCAGTGCATGCAGGGATGATTGCTGTATTTAAAGATCAATGGCAAGCTGCATTTTCATTAGGATTATCTAAAATCCAAGTTATTATCTACATTATTTTACCGCAAGCTCTAAAAATGATGATGCCATCTTTTGTTAATCAATGGGTATCACTGATTAAAGATACTTCCTTGGCATATGTTGTTGGCGTCGCTGAATTTACCTTTATTGCCACACAAATTAATAACCGTAGTATGGTTTATCCGACCGAAATATTTTTATTTGTTATCGTTGTTTATTTTATTATTTGTTTATCTCTGGATATTGTTGTATCGTTTTTAGCAAAAAGATGTTGGTTTAGTACAAAATAATCGATCATCTATGATTTTGTTTGATAAATTTGTTTATTAATTAATTATATTATTAAGGTTCTTTTAAGGTTTAAGCGTTAAATTGTTAATAATTTTAATTAATCTGGTAATTGTTCAATGTTGCATGATTTAAATACTCAAATTTTTCTATTAATTAATGCTTCAGAGCAAGCATCGAAATCATTTATTAGCTTTGCTATTTTTTGTGCAAAATATTTGGTCTATGTCCCAATTATTGTTATGAGTATTTGTTGGTTTACTCATCCCATTTATCGGCAACTCATGTTAAAAATGGTGATAGGTTTATGTATCGCATTATTGATTACTTTTATTATTCGTCATCTATTTTATTCTCCACGGCCATTTACAATAGATGTTGGAACAAATTACCTGTTTCATGATAAAACAAGCTCGTTACCAAGCCAACATGCGGTTTTTGTATGGACTTTATTTTTTACTGCCTTTTTTAATAAAGCACAGAGAACTAAAACAATCTTATATTTATTAGTGATAGTTGCATTATTAGTCAGTTGGGGCCGTATCTATCTGGGAGTACATTGGCCATTAGATATTTTTATTGGATTTATTGTAAGCATTATATCCTCATTGATAGTTAAAAAATGTTGGATGAGTATAAGTAAATTGATTAATCGATAGTTATTTATGGATTTGATTTACCCGCATTGTTAAGCAAAGCCAAATAAATAATAAGTCATTAACTATCTACTTTATTATAAAATACCGATTAGAGTAAATAATAATGAAAATACTTATTGTTGAAGATGATAGTTTATTACAAAAAGGGCTGTATGATGGTATTACCTCTAAAGGTTATGTGTGTGAGTTAGCATCAACGGGTAAACAAGCTGAACAGTATATCCAATTTGGGCAATTTAGTTTGATCATTCTTGATTTAGGTTTACCTGATTGTGATGGGTTAGAATTACTGACACGCTGGCGAAAAGAACAAATCGATGCACCCGTTCTCATACTTACTGCACGCGATACAGTTGAAGATAGAGTAGAGGGGTTAGATTTAGGTGCCGATGACTATTTAATAAAACCTTTTGCTTTAACTGAATTATTGGCGAGAGTGCGGGCATTAATTCGTCGTAATCAAGGTACTGCGGATAATTTGATTAGTTATGGACCAATTACTATTGATATCAAACAACAAAAAGTGACTGTCAATAATCAGGAAATAATATTAACTCCTAAAGAGTTTATTGTTTTATCCCGATTGATGTTAAAAGCAGGTGACAAGGTGCATCGAGATTTACTGCAAAACGATCTTTATGATTGGCAAAGTGATCCGAGCTCAAACGTACTAGAAGTTTATATTCATGGATTACGCAATAAACTGGGAAAAAACTTTATTCGAACTGTTCGTGGCTATGGCTATCAACTTAGCGATGGATGTTAATTAATACTACTATATATAAGTTTATTATGATTGCAAAATCTCTTAGTAACATCCGCCACAGTATTCGCTGGAATCTTTTTTTTACTTTAGGCGCAATTATGCTCATTTGCCAAACTATTACCGTTTTTTGGTTATGGCATGAAAGTAAGGAACAAATAGATGTATTGGTTAATTTAACACTGAGTCAAAATAAAATTGATGAAGTAGTTGAGCATGAAGAACTTGAAGCTATTTTTGCACTGTTTTGTTCTGCTTTTACCATGATGCTAGTGACATTATTTTTAGCCTATAAAGCAATAAAATGGATAACTAAACCGCTAGAGATTCTGGAGAAAGATCTTAATCAACGTACTGACAAGAATTTAAAACCCATTGCACCAATTAGTAATATGCGTGAAATTAAATCCATAACTTCAGTGTTGAATAATTTGTTTATGCGACTTGATACAACTTTAGCCCAGGAGCGACTTTTTACTGCTGATGTCGCGCACGAAATGCGAACGCCACTTGCTGGTATTCGTTTACATTTAGAATTATTAGAAACTAAAAATAATATTGATTGTACTGAATTAATCGACAGAATTGATCGTTTAGTTAATACCGTTGAGCAATTATTGATGTTAGCGCGTGCAAGCCAAAAATTTACAGTTGGGCAATATCAACAGATTAATTTCTATGATGATATTATGCTCCCATTATTCGATGAGTTAACAGAATTAACCAAACAAAAATTTCAATCAATTGAATGGTATATTCCTGATGCAAAACTTTTGTTTAGTGGTGATGTTACTTTAATAAGATTACTACTACGTAATTTAGTCGAAAATAGTTATCGATACAGCCCAAAACATACCAAAATTGTAGTGAGTTGTTATAAAAATCAAAAAGATATTATTATAAGTGTGGAAGATGAGGGAACAGGCATTGACGAATCGAAAAGTGAAAAACTCACTCAAGCCTTTTTCCGTATGGATCGTAAACATAACGGTATTGGGCTTGGTTTGAGTATTGTTAGTCGTATCGCTAAATTACATCATGGGCAATTTACGTTAAAGAATCGACCTAGCAATGCCAAAGGTGCGATTGCGAAATTGCAACTTAATGATTCACCACGCTAATTAAACGAATAAGCAAAGGATTATTGCTATTTTCTTTAACAATAGAATTTAAAAAGCGTTGCCAAGTCCGTTCAATTTTAGATTTAGCAAAATAAGGAATGTAATTTGCAATCGGAATAAAAGTTGAATTACCAATATTGTCAATAATAATTAAGCGGCTTTTAGTCTCACTTAAATGTTGAAATAAGATATTTTTACTTTTGATGGTCATGGTAATAATACGATCTTTTAATAATGCTGATTTTAACTCTTTAAGCCCTGTGACTAATTGATCAAAATATTTTTCGGTCAATGAATTATTAGCAAAATATTTTTCCAGGGGAATTGCAGTTTCGCCATTATAATCTCGGATCAGTTCAAAAATATGACCGTTACCATAATTGGTTGAAACTGGCCCATAATATTTAGCTAATGCATCAAATGATACATTTCGTTTAATAAGGTGTTTATAATAAGCGATTTCACGGTTGGTTTCTTCTTCTGCTCCTTCATTATAGTTGACTTTAATACATTTATTCGAATCTTCGGGGTGATGATAACATTTGCGGTGTAATCCTTTGCTTATATAATCTTTTTCGGAAAGTGTGATGGTAGTATTCATGATATAAATATTCTATTATTTGGGCTTGGCTTTAAGTGTAACAGTAAGAGTTTATTCTCGCCATGAAT
The sequence above is drawn from the Gilliamella apicola genome and encodes:
- a CDS encoding IS4-like element ISVsa5 family transposase, with translation MCELDILHDSLYQFCPELHLKRLNSLTLACHALLDCKTLTLTELGRNLPTKARTKHNIKRIDRLLGNRHLHKERLAVYRWHASFICSGNTMPIVLVDWSDIREQKRLMVLRASVALHGRSVTLYEKAFPLSEQCSKKAHDQFLADLASILPSNTTPLIVSDAGFKVPWYKSVEKLGWYWLSRVRGKVQYADLGAENWKPISNLHDMSSSHSKTLGYKRLTKSNPISCQILLYKSRSKGRKNQRSTRTHCHHPSPKIYSASAKEPWILATNLPVEIRTPKQLVNIYSKRMQIEETFRDLKSPAYGLGLRHSRTSSSERFDIMLLIALMLQLTCWLAGVHAQKQGWDKHFQANTVRNRNVLSTVRLGMEVLRHSGYTITREDSLVAATLLTQNLFTHGYVLGKL
- a CDS encoding amino acid ABC transporter permease; protein product: MELKGLEVIYNNLSYMMWGNFLGGIFLTLLMSLAAIVFSSFMGVLAGVGLTVSKGLVRSLFIGVLGFLRAIPVIMLIFWTYFLLPVLFNVDVPAITTVVFALSVIGAAYIGHSVHAGMIAVFKDQWQAAFSLGLSKIQVIIYIILPQALKMMMPSFVNQWVSLIKDTSLAYVVGVAEFTFIATQINNRSMVYPTEIFLFVIVVYFIICLSLDIVVSFLAKRCWFSTK
- a CDS encoding phosphatase PAP2 family protein, whose protein sequence is MLHDLNTQIFLLINASEQASKSFISFAIFCAKYLVYVPIIVMSICWFTHPIYRQLMLKMVIGLCIALLITFIIRHLFYSPRPFTIDVGTNYLFHDKTSSLPSQHAVFVWTLFFTAFFNKAQRTKTILYLLVIVALLVSWGRIYLGVHWPLDIFIGFIVSIISSLIVKKCWMSISKLINR
- the pmrA gene encoding two-component system response regulator PmrA encodes the protein MKILIVEDDSLLQKGLYDGITSKGYVCELASTGKQAEQYIQFGQFSLIILDLGLPDCDGLELLTRWRKEQIDAPVLILTARDTVEDRVEGLDLGADDYLIKPFALTELLARVRALIRRNQGTADNLISYGPITIDIKQQKVTVNNQEIILTPKEFIVLSRLMLKAGDKVHRDLLQNDLYDWQSDPSSNVLEVYIHGLRNKLGKNFIRTVRGYGYQLSDGC
- the pmrB gene encoding two-component system sensor histidine kinase PmrB, which translates into the protein MIAKSLSNIRHSIRWNLFFTLGAIMLICQTITVFWLWHESKEQIDVLVNLTLSQNKIDEVVEHEELEAIFALFCSAFTMMLVTLFLAYKAIKWITKPLEILEKDLNQRTDKNLKPIAPISNMREIKSITSVLNNLFMRLDTTLAQERLFTADVAHEMRTPLAGIRLHLELLETKNNIDCTELIDRIDRLVNTVEQLLMLARASQKFTVGQYQQINFYDDIMLPLFDELTELTKQKFQSIEWYIPDAKLLFSGDVTLIRLLLRNLVENSYRYSPKHTKIVVSCYKNQKDIIISVEDEGTGIDESKSEKLTQAFFRMDRKHNGIGLGLSIVSRIAKLHHGQFTLKNRPSNAKGAIAKLQLNDSPR
- a CDS encoding YrbL family protein, giving the protein MNTTITLSEKDYISKGLHRKCYHHPEDSNKCIKVNYNEGAEEETNREIAYYKHLIKRNVSFDALAKYYGPVSTNYGNGHIFELIRDYNGETAIPLEKYFANNSLTEKYFDQLVTGLKELKSALLKDRIITMTIKSKNILFQHLSETKSRLIIIDNIGNSTFIPIANYIPYFAKSKIERTWQRFLNSIVKENSNNPLLIRLISVVNH